Genomic segment of Steroidobacter denitrificans:
TGAAGATACGCGGCTCAATACAGAAATATCTTCTCAAGAAGATTGCGGAACGGTGGCTACCCCGTGACATGATCTACCATAAAAAACAAGGCTTCGAGGCACCGATGGGGCGTTGGCTACGGGGACCGCTGCTGCCTTTCTTCGATTCCATAGTGAACGCCTCCACTTTGGCAAACATAGGGCTATTCAATACCGAAGAAATACTGCGGCTGCGCAATGAGCATATCGCCGGACGACAGAAAAACAATAAAGTGCTGTTTTCCGTTCTGATGTTCTGCCTCTGGCACCAGCGTGCCAACCATCCGACTCCTGTCACCGCTTAGCCAGATCATGTCGAATGTTCTGTTCCTGACCTGGATTCAACATCGTCGCACGCGACATCTGTGCGAACGCCTTGATATTCCTCTGGTAGAACTAGTCTCTAAACGTAGAGGCATATTTCGCTACATAGAACTTACAATAAGAACACTTCAATCCTTGAAGACACGACGGCCACGCGTACTTATTGTTCAGAGCCCATCCGTAGTTTTATCTCTGTTATGCTTACTACTACGATCAGCTTTTCGTTATCGACTGATCATTGACGCGCATAACGAGGCTGTTGAGCCTTACCTGCATTCTTCGATTTTGATGCGATTTATTACCCGTCTGATTCTCAACAAATCCGATACTGTTATCGTTACGAATAAACAGTTAGCGAACCGCGTCGCCCAACAAGGTGGGCATCCCATCATCCTACCTGACGGTATACCAACCCCCCCTCCAGTAACAAAGATTAAGCTGAACGGCAGGTTCAATATTGTTTTGATCTCCACCTTTGCAGGTGACGAACCTTTCAATATCGTCGTAGATGCAATGCATCTAGCAGAACCAGAAATCCAGCTCTACGTCACCGGCAATCCAGAGAAACTAACCGAAAAAATACGTAACTCTCTTCCAGAAAATATAACTCTCACCGGCTTTCTTAGTGAAAATAATTACTGGTCAATCCTCGCATCTGCTAACGCAATCATGGATTTGACAACGATGGATAATTGTTTGGTCTGCGGCGCCTACGAAGCTATTGCGCTAGAACAACCACTATTACTCTCAAAAAACGCTGCGAGCATGGAGCTTTTCTCCGATTTCGCCGTGTTTACAACAAACACAACTCAAGGACTAATTTCGGCAATTAACCAGCTTCGACTTCGCCACCAAGACATCCGCACTGCCTTTCCAATTGCACGGCAACTTTTTGAAAAAAAATGGAACGCTCATGCGGAGGAGTTACTACGTTTAACTCGGCCGAGCGATTTTTAATGATACTTCTATTGTCGCCCACCGAGTAACGCATCGTATGCGCGATATAAACAACTTCTAACCTTCCCATCAACGTGCTGAACTGATCGAAGCTCAATACTTGCCTGGCTCAGGCGCTGCTTATAGTCAGCCTTCTTACCCTCGCCTGCCAAGAAGTCATATATTTTGACGCCATCATGCGCAGCATCCTCAATCGAAAATCCCAAGTGAAGCAATCCTAGAGAGAGTTTATTATCGAAAGTCTGATCAAATCCCATTTGCAAATTGTATTGTCGTTTTTCAATCCTGACGTCATATAAAATTGAGATCGGTCGCCCCCCTACTAGCAGCCGTGACATCCTTAATATTCCACGCTTCATAGCTGCTAAGATAAAATTAGAATGAAACTCCAACCTCTCACCGCTAAAGGCGGGACTTCCCCATCGGGTGGCATGCAATAAATTTAGCTCATGCAACGCATGTAGCGCTTCCTCTCTCGTGTTGATAAACAAGAATTCCACCCTTCCATGTCTTTCTAATCTGCGCCTCAAATTAAGAAGCGATCGCCGTGCAGAGGCGCTTATGTTCGATAAATAAACCGAGAATCCTCCATCGATATCGGCCTGATAACTAATTGATGCGTCTACGGATCGAGTATAACTAGCGCAGCCAAATCGATGCTCCAATGCCTCCACCCACATATTTGGGGCACGGGTGGAGACAATTATTATTTCAGGATGCGCATACAGTTCCTTGATGTATTTTATACAAGCTTTTTGAACACCAAGGTAAGCGTCCTTCGTAGCAACAATATCCAGATATTCGCTAAGTTGCACATCGGGATTCCGCCAACTCATTCCTACAAGCTGAACAGTAGTCGTTGGAAAAAATACTTTTCTCGACTCACTCCGACAATAAAATGGCGCGATACCGACCAGCATATCTTTACAATATATCGCCAGAACGCATAACTTCGCCTCGAGCTTCGATCCAAAAATACGCCACCATAACGTTGTCCACATCCAAGAATTAAATAGTGGATCAGCATTAGATGCAGACATGATGCGATGGTATTCTTTATCGGATGCAAGCCAGTCGACCTCGCTCCACCGCTCGACCCTGTAATCAATATCAGTCATCCAAGATCTCGACGCCAATGA
This window contains:
- a CDS encoding glycosyltransferase, whose product is MSNVLFLTWIQHRRTRHLCERLDIPLVELVSKRRGIFRYIELTIRTLQSLKTRRPRVLIVQSPSVVLSLLCLLLRSAFRYRLIIDAHNEAVEPYLHSSILMRFITRLILNKSDTVIVTNKQLANRVAQQGGHPIILPDGIPTPPPVTKIKLNGRFNIVLISTFAGDEPFNIVVDAMHLAEPEIQLYVTGNPEKLTEKIRNSLPENITLTGFLSENNYWSILASANAIMDLTTMDNCLVCGAYEAIALEQPLLLSKNAASMELFSDFAVFTTNTTQGLISAINQLRLRHQDIRTAFPIARQLFEKKWNAHAEELLRLTRPSDF
- a CDS encoding GNAT family N-acetyltransferase translates to MTDIDYRVERWSEVDWLASDKEYHRIMSASNADPLFNSWMWTTLWWRIFGSKLEAKLCVLAIYCKDMLVGIAPFYCRSESRKVFFPTTTVQLVGMSWRNPDVQLSEYLDIVATKDAYLGVQKACIKYIKELYAHPEIIIVSTRAPNMWVEALEHRFGCASYTRSVDASISYQADIDGGFSVYLSNISASARRSLLNLRRRLERHGRVEFLFINTREEALHALHELNLLHATRWGSPAFSGERLEFHSNFILAAMKRGILRMSRLLVGGRPISILYDVRIEKRQYNLQMGFDQTFDNKLSLGLLHLGFSIEDAAHDGVKIYDFLAGEGKKADYKQRLSQASIELRSVQHVDGKVRSCLYRAYDALLGGRQ